The Tripterygium wilfordii isolate XIE 37 chromosome 17, ASM1340144v1, whole genome shotgun sequence genome has a window encoding:
- the LOC119981826 gene encoding ethylene-responsive transcription factor RAP2-4-like: MAITETLKSTTTAAPITTATTTPPAKPVVRRFVGVRQRPSGRWVAEIKDSSQRVRLWLGTYDTPEEAAQAYDEAARALRGENARTNFAPPASPSVQSGSPMSEPDAKQYGLSFSSLKAKLSKNLQSIMARSKENKSTKSRVSDHFTFASIFHFKSNQYRNSSTDMKINNEKIVLPSIVVPPVVDEISSCTWESSSVVSTNSSDCLGFLQPGFDSDGLDMDQMMGWMSSPDAMSGCEGDPGSRSKRFKVSSSILVPPTFSGSPNNYGAT; this comes from the coding sequence ATGGCAATTACCGAAACACTAAAATCCACCACCACAGCCGCCCCCATCACAACCGCAACCACCACGCCGCCGGCCAAACCGGTGGTTCGAAGATTCGTTGGAGTTCGACAACGGCCCTCGGGGAGATGGGTGGCGGAAATTAAAGATTCATCTCAACGCGTTAGGTTATGGTTAGGCACATATGATACACCGGAAGAGGCTGCTCAAGCCTACGATGAAGCGGCTCGAGCGTTGCGTGGAGAAAATGCACGAACCAACTTTGCACCGCCGGCTAGCCCTAGTGTCCAGTCCGGTTCACCAATGAGCGAACCGGATGCGAAGCAATATGGGCTTAGCTTTTCTTCATTGAAGGCTAAATTGAGCAAGAACTTACAAAGTATCATGGCAAGGTCCAAGGAAAACAAGTCAACGAAAAGTAGAGTGAGTGATCACTTCACTTTTGCTAGTATTTTTCACTTCAAGAGCAACCAATACAGGAATTCTTCGACGGACATGAAGATCAACAATGAGAAAATTGTGTTGCCAAGTATTGTTGTCCCTCCTGTGGTGGATGAGATATCTTCTTGCACTTGGGAGAGCTCAAGTGTGGTGTCAACTAATAGTAGTGATTGTCTTGGGTTCTTGCAACCCGGGTTCGACTCGGACGGGTTGGATATGGATCAAATGATGGGTTGGATGAGTAGCCCGGATGCTATGAGTGGTTGTGAGGGCGATCCGGGTTCAAGGAGCAAGAGGTTTAAGGTGTCTTCTTCTATTTTGGTCCCCCCAACATTTAGTGGCTCTCCTAATAATTATGGTGCAACATAA